In a single window of the Candidatus Bathyarchaeia archaeon genome:
- the ilvC gene encoding ketol-acid reductoisomerase has product MVKIYFDKDASLEVIKDKTIAVIGYGSQGCAQAHNIRDSRLKVIIGLRPEGESWKRAKEDGFEVYPISEAAKRGDIILMLVPDMVQPAVYKEHIEPYLSEGKVLDFAHGFNIHFRQIIPPKNIDVIMVAPKSPGPRLRETYLSGFGVPALIAVHQDYSGKARDIALAIAKALGCTRAGVIETTFKDETESDLIGEQTVLVGGLIELIKKGFEVLVECGYPPELAYFEACNEAKLIMDLVYQRGISGMLKAVSDTAKYGGLTIGPKIIDEHVKENMRKAARDVQSGKFAWEWIAEHKAGEKTLKKLMEEIEEHPLEKVGVFIRRMSGLEK; this is encoded by the coding sequence ATGGTTAAGATATATTTTGATAAGGATGCAAGTCTTGAAGTGATTAAGGATAAAACGATAGCTGTAATTGGCTATGGGAGTCAAGGGTGCGCTCAAGCCCATAATATCCGTGACTCAAGACTAAAGGTTATCATAGGGCTTAGGCCAGAGGGAGAATCTTGGAAGAGGGCTAAGGAAGATGGTTTCGAAGTCTATCCAATATCGGAGGCTGCTAAAAGAGGAGACATAATCCTTATGCTTGTTCCAGACATGGTTCAGCCAGCGGTTTATAAGGAGCATATTGAGCCATACCTGTCTGAGGGGAAAGTTCTCGATTTTGCACATGGCTTTAACATACATTTTAGGCAGATAATTCCGCCAAAAAATATTGACGTTATAATGGTTGCGCCTAAGAGTCCGGGACCAAGACTACGTGAAACATATTTAAGCGGCTTCGGGGTCCCAGCCTTAATAGCCGTTCATCAAGATTATTCTGGCAAAGCTAGGGATATCGCTTTAGCTATTGCTAAAGCTTTAGGCTGCACTAGAGCCGGGGTTATAGAAACAACGTTTAAGGATGAGACTGAAAGTGATTTAATTGGTGAACAGACTGTTTTAGTGGGTGGACTTATTGAGCTAATTAAGAAGGGGTTTGAGGTTCTTGTTGAGTGTGGTTATCCTCCCGAACTTGCATATTTTGAAGCCTGTAACGAAGCAAAATTAATAATGGATCTTGTATATCAGAGGGGTATAAGTGGTATGCTTAAGGCTGTTTCAGACACCGCTAAATATGGTGGCTTGACTATTGGACCAAAAATCATAGATGAACACGTTAAGGAGAATATGCGTAAGGCAGCAAGAGATGTTCAAAGTGGAAAATTCGCTTGGGAATGGATAGCTGAGCATAAGGCTGGTGAGAAAACGCTGAAAAAGTTAATGGAGGAAATTGAGGAGCACCCGCTTGAGAAGGTTGGTGTTTTCATACGTAGAATGTCTGGACTTGAAAAATAA